One window of the Pieris rapae chromosome 13, ilPieRapa1.1, whole genome shotgun sequence genome contains the following:
- the LOC111000176 gene encoding protein C1orf43 homolog isoform X1 codes for MQDFTSILNIIFIISGGVLTFVILFIFAKRQITRFALRSRRGPHVPIGTDAKKCLKKEIERRIEAVPRIMLEPRLLCGDLSHYILEPQQPYHYRFRAVDDVKNLEEEIVCQDPNLRRHPRESLRAFLLSCLAAPLDGRGQKLIHQFCDAYESARHHPAEFGEEEYRSYNRLLLKLLDAARLLKSVGCVSGGSRGSPQRRPARLLDPTRLRPPLAHNNQYTALENLPVDSKIEEETIHVPIKSPTEPIVKPPADETAV; via the exons ATGCAAGACTTCActagcatattaaatataatatttattataagtggtGGCGTTTTAACTTttgttattctatttatatttgccAAAAGACAGATTACCAGATTTGCACTTCGTTCTAGACGAGGCCCGCATGTTCCTATTGGTACTGATGCTAAGAAA TGcctcaaaaaagaaatagagcGAAGGATAGAAGCTGTGCCCAGGATTATGCTTGAGCCTCGACTACTGTGTGGAGATCTTTCCCATTATATTCTGGAGCCCCAGCAACCATATCACTACCGATTTAGAGCTGTAGATGATGTAAAAAACCTAg AAGAAGAAATTGTGTGTCAAGATCCTAATCTGCGACGACATCCCCGTGAATCACTTCGTGCTTTTTTACTCTCATGTCTAGCCGCCCCACTTGATGGCAGAGGTCAAAAGCTGATCCACCAGTTCTGTGATGCATATGAATCTGCGAGACATCATCCAGCTGAGTTTGGAGAGGAAGAGTATAGGTCTTATAATAGATTACTGCTGAAGTTATTAGATGC tgcTCGATTACTAAAAAGTGTGGGCTGTGTGAGTGGAGGGTCAAGGGGAAGTCCTCAAAGGCGACCCGCAAGGCTGCTTGATCCCACAAGACTTCGACCTCCACTTGCACATAACAATCAGTACACAGCTCTAGAG AATTTGCCAGTAGACTCAAAGATAGAAGAGGAAACAATTCATGTGCCGATCAAGAGTCCGACTGAGCCCATTGTGAAGCCCCCAGCTGATGAGACTGCTGTCTGA
- the LOC111000176 gene encoding protein C1orf43 homolog isoform X2 has product MLEPRLLCGDLSHYILEPQQPYHYRFRAVDDVKNLEEEIVCQDPNLRRHPRESLRAFLLSCLAAPLDGRGQKLIHQFCDAYESARHHPAEFGEEEYRSYNRLLLKLLDAARLLKSVGCVSGGSRGSPQRRPARLLDPTRLRPPLAHNNQYTALENLPVDSKIEEETIHVPIKSPTEPIVKPPADETAV; this is encoded by the exons ATGCTTGAGCCTCGACTACTGTGTGGAGATCTTTCCCATTATATTCTGGAGCCCCAGCAACCATATCACTACCGATTTAGAGCTGTAGATGATGTAAAAAACCTAg AAGAAGAAATTGTGTGTCAAGATCCTAATCTGCGACGACATCCCCGTGAATCACTTCGTGCTTTTTTACTCTCATGTCTAGCCGCCCCACTTGATGGCAGAGGTCAAAAGCTGATCCACCAGTTCTGTGATGCATATGAATCTGCGAGACATCATCCAGCTGAGTTTGGAGAGGAAGAGTATAGGTCTTATAATAGATTACTGCTGAAGTTATTAGATGC tgcTCGATTACTAAAAAGTGTGGGCTGTGTGAGTGGAGGGTCAAGGGGAAGTCCTCAAAGGCGACCCGCAAGGCTGCTTGATCCCACAAGACTTCGACCTCCACTTGCACATAACAATCAGTACACAGCTCTAGAG AATTTGCCAGTAGACTCAAAGATAGAAGAGGAAACAATTCATGTGCCGATCAAGAGTCCGACTGAGCCCATTGTGAAGCCCCCAGCTGATGAGACTGCTGTCTGA
- the LOC111000175 gene encoding focadhesin isoform X1, whose product MDEIEYKLKTNTSVLIVNAVDKLISTIKSKYKPAERPKFVLENEELKFLREKCSSPDPVVSLTACQGLLALVELNVLEIGHTMSTVVSLLPTAHNFSAIISTMAGLLVLDLKSRLIPGQPYKCQFSLRSPQHPFITILEKNKDIEDNVLAQMHALCTSHEYLVSSNSLELLRPVFLWLTSNPQRPRGSSRVWQLLLSLPQSDAQSSLLLACLSSQQICNPKLLESSVCAYSAVTEAAIYQQRREYIVAFVPMLATICSQLLKHGRDPRPCYSLIDRCFSMDVPELKCVSGLTLIILADNLTKTAALYLQELFNLCLNIISKYEYSTVCLNAFVGLSLQWLHLPSYLTTNALNTASKILEIQQQEKTDNCLYIANLKSNKTFQNLVQTERHLQIYFKLLETWERLDNPDKLKSWFGVLCSTNDDLKVELLPFLVGLCLNKTLDEDVVVKVIQCIVQIVGVKKVVSVTILPVLVHKLADNRPNVKLACLKGLPIMASTKENVPTIVAVLNKFKANKGVPTSLLIALYTSLAETQVRCFPYLQELLVDTAMKPDDLKWEIDLAKALAVKRICEARASSHGLELVSVISSLLNRCTDKSGGVATSLALAALAALWRGAAVAPPGTWRALEPRLGRDTRPGVQVSLCKLLAEIPALRVSTAEYDKLVSDAAKRLWVYVAEGISPVCEAACHALANYKIEDFKLKDIPEIYIRTVKLPPSYCKTPADAMRRPEDVLDYIPCEVWPELFKSNSSLTGVEYFVGKLIEREVRGFRSGVYMIEGREPLGLSNLPPHSVLRGMTDCVRKQITSPTYDIQESVLLSMLSSLSREYPRPLPPFDISFLHDVWHRGPLWRSKSVELAARQALTVPSAKRLLDNWLAGIQPGSSEETDIMLIFEYLPILARTMPPNNLRHPVENCLAEAFSHKSDCFVNQLRLIRDCLECERIHEANRTWLCQAVETYFSLINDDSPLWPEYVECSLSLSTKYLERMTSPSGWWEVSSDLLRKSMRTRSALAARTDTTAPLVWLNESIDAHAQQILEQDYSLRCIMEALKVAKQDDPATKHWFLQLMARTQVAFNEMEDESSKLYLCDVFMLSSIMLSGLWSFEPDIEAVVSSRTNRQTLLPAALASLLNRDAWKDCTLQMLEWLCHTRDATQDEGTSRACQRALLALRHSELFITHKIWTRLEHHFGNMIPNLED is encoded by the exons ATGGatgaaattgaatataaactaaaaacgaATACTAGTGTTCTCATAGTAAATGCTGTAGATAAGTTGATATCTACAATAAAATCCAAGTATAAGCCGGCTGAGAGAccaaaatttgttttagagAATGAAGAATTAAAGTTTTTGAGAGAGAAATGTTCTTCTCCGGATCCTGTTGTGAGCCTTACTGCATGTCAAGGTTTACTCGCCTTGGTGGAATTGAACGTGCTGGAAATAGGGCATACAATGTCAACTGTGGTATCACTTTTGCCTACAGCACA TAACTTCTCTGCAATAATATCAACAATGGCTGGTCTTTTAGTATTAGATTTGAAGTCACGTCTCATTCCTGGGCAACCATATAAGTGCCAGTTCTCTTTACGCTCACCACAGCATCCCTTTATCACTATACTGGAGAAGAATAAAGATATAGAGGACAATGTCTTGGCTCAAATGCATGCATTATGCACAAGTCATGAATAttt GGTATCGTCAAACAGCCTTGAGCTGTTAAGGCCAGTATTCCTCTGGTTGACCAGCAATCCACAAAGACCTAGAGGCAGCTCTAGAGTTTGGCAATTATTGCTAAGTCTTCCACAGTCGGATGCCCAGTCATCCTTGCTTCTTGCATGTCTCAGTAGCCAACAG ATATGTAATCCAAAGTTATTAGAAAGTTCCGTATGTGCTTACTCTGCAGTGACTGAAGCGGCTATATATCAACAAAGAAGGGAGTATATAGTGGCCTTTGTGCCAATGCTTGCAACAATATGCAGTCAACTACTCAAACATGg TCGCGATCCTCGGCCATGCTACAGTTTAATAGATCGCTGTTTTTCTATGGACGTCCCGGAGCTTAAATGTGTGTCTGGACTTACATTGATAATACTCGCAgacaatttgacaaaaaccGCGGCCTTATATTTACAAGAACTGTTCAACTTGT gtcTGAACATAATAAGCAAATACGAATACTCAACAGTATGCCTTAACGCTTTCGTTGGCCTTTCCCTACAGTGGCTCCATCTACCATCGTATCTGACGACAAACGCCCTCAACACGGCCTCAAAAATCTTGGAAATACAACAACAGGAAAAAACAGACAACTGCCTTTATATAGCTAATTTAAAATCCAacaaaacattccaaaatttAGTCCAAACAGAACGGCATttgcaaatatatttcaagttATTGGAAACATGGGAACGTCTGGATAATccagataaattaaaatcgtgGTTTGGTGTGTTGTGTAGTACTAATGATGACTTGAAAGTGGAGTTGCTTCCGTTTTTGGTTGGATTGTGTTTGAATAAAACTCTCGATGAGGATGTAGTGGTGAAAGTGATACAGTGTATAGTGCAAATAGTGGGAGTTAAGAAGGTGGTATCGGTGACAATTTTGCCGGTTTTGGTGCACAAATTGGCTGATAATCGGCCTAATGTCAAATTGGCCTGTTTGAAGGGTTTGCCGATCATGGCTTCAACAAAG gaaAATGTTCCAACAATAGTTGCggtattaaataagtttaaggcCAATAAAGGCGTCCCTACGTCACTGCTAATTGCGCTGTATACGAGTTTAGCTGAAACGCAG GTCAGATGTTTTCCATATCTTCAAGAGCTTTTAGTTGATACCGCAATGAAACCAGACGATCTCAAATGGGAAATTGATCTCGCAAAAGCACTTGCTGTCAAACGGATTTGTGAGGCGCG CGCCTCATCACATGGGCTGGAGCTAGTCTCCGTGATATCATCCCTTCTCAACCGCTGTACGGATAAGTCGGGCGGTGTGGCAACGTCGCTCGCATTAGCAGCTCTTGCAGCGCTATGGCGTGGTGCGGCCGTGGCCCCACCTGGAACTTGGCGCGCTCTGGAACCCAGACTTGGGAGAGACACGAGACCAGGTGTACAAGTTAG cctgTGCAAGCTTCTAGCTGAAATTCCCGCCTTACGTGTTTCTACGGCGGAATACGACAAGTTAGTGAGTGATGCTGCTAAGCGATTATGGGTGTATGTTGCTGAAGGCATCTCGCCCGTATGTGAAGCCGCTTGCCACGCCCTTGCTAACTATAAAATTGAAGATTTCAAGTTAAAGGATATTCCTGAG aTTTACATACGAACAGTCAAACTGCCACCGTCGTATTGCAAGACCCCCGCAGATGCAATGCGTAGGCCCGAAGACGTTCTTGACTACATACCTT GTGAGGTGTGGCCggagttatttaaatcaaactcCTCCCTAACTGGAGTGGAATATTTCGTGGGAAAACTAATAGAGAGGGAAGTCAGGGGATTCCGAAGTGGAGTCTACATGATTGAAGGACGGGAACCCCTAGGTTTAAGTAACCTGCCACCGCATAGCGTGTTAAGGGGTATGACCGACTGTGTCAGGAAACAG aTAACATCGCCGACCTACGACATCCAAGAATCCGTCCTTCTATCGATGTTGTCGTCCCTTTCTCGCGAATATCCTCGTCCGCTGCCCCCATTTGACATCTCTTTCTTGCATGACGTTTGGCATCGGGGACCGTTGTGGCGCTCCAAAAGTGTTGAGTTAGCCGCGAGACAGGCGTTAACCGTTCCCTCAGCCAAAAGGCTGTTGGACAACTGGTTGGCGGGAATACAGCCTGGAAGTAGTGAG GAAACAGATATAATGCTAATTTTTGAATACCTCCCAATACTGGCTCGTACAATGCCACCGAATAACCTTCGGCATCCAGTCGAGAACTGCTTGGCTGAAGCTTTTTCTCATAAGTCAGATTGCTTCGTAAATCAACTGCGACTGATCAGAGATTGTTTGGAATGTGAGAGAATACATGAAGCCAATAGAACTTGGTTGTGCCAAGCTGTCGAAACATATTTCTCGCTGATCAATGATGATAGCCCG CTATGGCCAGAATACGTAGAATGCAGTCTTTCCTTATCCACAAAGTATTTGGAGAGAATGACATCCCCTAGTGGATGGTGGGAGGTGTCAAGCGATCTTTTACGCAAATCTATGCGCACGCGCAGCGCTTTAGCAGCTAGAACTGATACAACTGCCCCACTTGTATGGCTTAACGAGTCTATTGATGCGCATGCACAGCAAATACT tGAACAGGATTATTCCCTCCGATGTATAATGGAAGCTCTAAAAGTGGCCAAACAAGATGACCCCGCAACAAAACACTGGTTCTTACAACTGATGGCTCGTACTCAAGTCGCTTTTAATGA gaTGGAAGATGAATCGTCAAAGCTTTATCTATGCGACGTATTTATGCTTTCATCGATCATGCTCAGCGGcctttggtccttcgagccggatatTGAAGCTGTAGTATCTAGCCGGACAAATAGACAAACTTTATTGCCTGCAGCTTTAGCTTCACTTCTGAATAGAGATGCATGGAAGGATTGCACCCTACAG ATGTTAGAGTGGCTATGTCACACCCGTGATGCAACGCAAGATGAGGGTACTTCGCGCGCCTGTCAAAGGGCCTTATTAGCATTAAGGCATTCGGAACTATTTATCACGCATAAGATATGGACCAGACT aGAACACCACTTTGGAAATATGATACCCAATCTcgaagattaa
- the LOC111000175 gene encoding focadhesin isoform X2, protein MDEIEYKLKTNTSVLIVNAVDKLISTIKSKYKPAERPKFVLENEELKFLREKCSSPDPVVSLTACQGLLALVELNVLEIGHTMSTVVSLLPTAHNFSAIISTMAGLLVLDLKSRLIPGQPYKCQFSLRSPQHPFITILEKNKDIEDNVLAQMHALCTSHEYLVSSNSLELLRPVFLWLTSNPQRPRGSSRVWQLLLSLPQSDAQSSLLLACLSSQQICNPKLLESSVCAYSAVTEAAIYQQRREYIVAFVPMLATICSQLLKHGRDPRPCYSLIDRCFSMDVPELKCVSGLTLIILADNLTKTAALYLQELFNLCLNIISKYEYSTVCLNAFVGLSLQWLHLPSYLTTNALNTASKILEIQQQEKTDNCLYIANLKSNKTFQNLVQTERHLQIYFKLLETWERLDNPDKLKSWFGVLCSTNDDLKVELLPFLVGLCLNKTLDEDVVVKVIQCIVQIVGVKKVVSVTILPVLVHKLADNRPNVKLACLKGLPIMASTKENVPTIVAVLNKFKANKGVPTSLLIALYTSLAETQVRCFPYLQELLVDTAMKPDDLKWEIDLAKALAVKRICEARASSHGLELVSVISSLLNRCTDKSGGVATSLALAALAALWRGAAVAPPGTWRALEPRLGRDTRPGVQVSLCKLLAEIPALRVSTAEYDKLVSDAAKRLWVYVAEGISPVCEAACHALANYKIEDFKLKDIPEIYIRTVKLPPSYCKTPADAMRRPEDVLDYIPCEVWPELFKSNSSLTGVEYFVGKLIEREVRGFRSGVYMIEGREPLGLSNLPPHSVLRGMTDCVRKQITSPTYDIQESVLLSMLSSLSREYPRPLPPFDISFLHDVWHRGPLWRSKSVELAARQALTVPSAKRLLDNWLAGIQPGSSEETDIMLIFEYLPILARTMPPNNLRHPVENCLAEAFSHKSDCFVNQLRLIRDCLECERIHEANRTWLCQAVETYFSLINDDSPLWPEYVECSLSLSTKYLERMTSPSGWWEVSSDLLRKSMRTRSALAARTDTTAPLVWLNESIDAHAQQILEQDYSLRCIMEALKVAKQDDPATKHWFLQLMARTQVAFNEMEDESSKLYLCDVFMLSSIMLSGLWSFEPDIEAVVSSRTNRQTLLPAALASLLNRDAWKDCTLQMLEWLCHTRDATQDEGTSRACQRALLALRHSELFITHKIWTRLRNMEAF, encoded by the exons ATGGatgaaattgaatataaactaaaaacgaATACTAGTGTTCTCATAGTAAATGCTGTAGATAAGTTGATATCTACAATAAAATCCAAGTATAAGCCGGCTGAGAGAccaaaatttgttttagagAATGAAGAATTAAAGTTTTTGAGAGAGAAATGTTCTTCTCCGGATCCTGTTGTGAGCCTTACTGCATGTCAAGGTTTACTCGCCTTGGTGGAATTGAACGTGCTGGAAATAGGGCATACAATGTCAACTGTGGTATCACTTTTGCCTACAGCACA TAACTTCTCTGCAATAATATCAACAATGGCTGGTCTTTTAGTATTAGATTTGAAGTCACGTCTCATTCCTGGGCAACCATATAAGTGCCAGTTCTCTTTACGCTCACCACAGCATCCCTTTATCACTATACTGGAGAAGAATAAAGATATAGAGGACAATGTCTTGGCTCAAATGCATGCATTATGCACAAGTCATGAATAttt GGTATCGTCAAACAGCCTTGAGCTGTTAAGGCCAGTATTCCTCTGGTTGACCAGCAATCCACAAAGACCTAGAGGCAGCTCTAGAGTTTGGCAATTATTGCTAAGTCTTCCACAGTCGGATGCCCAGTCATCCTTGCTTCTTGCATGTCTCAGTAGCCAACAG ATATGTAATCCAAAGTTATTAGAAAGTTCCGTATGTGCTTACTCTGCAGTGACTGAAGCGGCTATATATCAACAAAGAAGGGAGTATATAGTGGCCTTTGTGCCAATGCTTGCAACAATATGCAGTCAACTACTCAAACATGg TCGCGATCCTCGGCCATGCTACAGTTTAATAGATCGCTGTTTTTCTATGGACGTCCCGGAGCTTAAATGTGTGTCTGGACTTACATTGATAATACTCGCAgacaatttgacaaaaaccGCGGCCTTATATTTACAAGAACTGTTCAACTTGT gtcTGAACATAATAAGCAAATACGAATACTCAACAGTATGCCTTAACGCTTTCGTTGGCCTTTCCCTACAGTGGCTCCATCTACCATCGTATCTGACGACAAACGCCCTCAACACGGCCTCAAAAATCTTGGAAATACAACAACAGGAAAAAACAGACAACTGCCTTTATATAGCTAATTTAAAATCCAacaaaacattccaaaatttAGTCCAAACAGAACGGCATttgcaaatatatttcaagttATTGGAAACATGGGAACGTCTGGATAATccagataaattaaaatcgtgGTTTGGTGTGTTGTGTAGTACTAATGATGACTTGAAAGTGGAGTTGCTTCCGTTTTTGGTTGGATTGTGTTTGAATAAAACTCTCGATGAGGATGTAGTGGTGAAAGTGATACAGTGTATAGTGCAAATAGTGGGAGTTAAGAAGGTGGTATCGGTGACAATTTTGCCGGTTTTGGTGCACAAATTGGCTGATAATCGGCCTAATGTCAAATTGGCCTGTTTGAAGGGTTTGCCGATCATGGCTTCAACAAAG gaaAATGTTCCAACAATAGTTGCggtattaaataagtttaaggcCAATAAAGGCGTCCCTACGTCACTGCTAATTGCGCTGTATACGAGTTTAGCTGAAACGCAG GTCAGATGTTTTCCATATCTTCAAGAGCTTTTAGTTGATACCGCAATGAAACCAGACGATCTCAAATGGGAAATTGATCTCGCAAAAGCACTTGCTGTCAAACGGATTTGTGAGGCGCG CGCCTCATCACATGGGCTGGAGCTAGTCTCCGTGATATCATCCCTTCTCAACCGCTGTACGGATAAGTCGGGCGGTGTGGCAACGTCGCTCGCATTAGCAGCTCTTGCAGCGCTATGGCGTGGTGCGGCCGTGGCCCCACCTGGAACTTGGCGCGCTCTGGAACCCAGACTTGGGAGAGACACGAGACCAGGTGTACAAGTTAG cctgTGCAAGCTTCTAGCTGAAATTCCCGCCTTACGTGTTTCTACGGCGGAATACGACAAGTTAGTGAGTGATGCTGCTAAGCGATTATGGGTGTATGTTGCTGAAGGCATCTCGCCCGTATGTGAAGCCGCTTGCCACGCCCTTGCTAACTATAAAATTGAAGATTTCAAGTTAAAGGATATTCCTGAG aTTTACATACGAACAGTCAAACTGCCACCGTCGTATTGCAAGACCCCCGCAGATGCAATGCGTAGGCCCGAAGACGTTCTTGACTACATACCTT GTGAGGTGTGGCCggagttatttaaatcaaactcCTCCCTAACTGGAGTGGAATATTTCGTGGGAAAACTAATAGAGAGGGAAGTCAGGGGATTCCGAAGTGGAGTCTACATGATTGAAGGACGGGAACCCCTAGGTTTAAGTAACCTGCCACCGCATAGCGTGTTAAGGGGTATGACCGACTGTGTCAGGAAACAG aTAACATCGCCGACCTACGACATCCAAGAATCCGTCCTTCTATCGATGTTGTCGTCCCTTTCTCGCGAATATCCTCGTCCGCTGCCCCCATTTGACATCTCTTTCTTGCATGACGTTTGGCATCGGGGACCGTTGTGGCGCTCCAAAAGTGTTGAGTTAGCCGCGAGACAGGCGTTAACCGTTCCCTCAGCCAAAAGGCTGTTGGACAACTGGTTGGCGGGAATACAGCCTGGAAGTAGTGAG GAAACAGATATAATGCTAATTTTTGAATACCTCCCAATACTGGCTCGTACAATGCCACCGAATAACCTTCGGCATCCAGTCGAGAACTGCTTGGCTGAAGCTTTTTCTCATAAGTCAGATTGCTTCGTAAATCAACTGCGACTGATCAGAGATTGTTTGGAATGTGAGAGAATACATGAAGCCAATAGAACTTGGTTGTGCCAAGCTGTCGAAACATATTTCTCGCTGATCAATGATGATAGCCCG CTATGGCCAGAATACGTAGAATGCAGTCTTTCCTTATCCACAAAGTATTTGGAGAGAATGACATCCCCTAGTGGATGGTGGGAGGTGTCAAGCGATCTTTTACGCAAATCTATGCGCACGCGCAGCGCTTTAGCAGCTAGAACTGATACAACTGCCCCACTTGTATGGCTTAACGAGTCTATTGATGCGCATGCACAGCAAATACT tGAACAGGATTATTCCCTCCGATGTATAATGGAAGCTCTAAAAGTGGCCAAACAAGATGACCCCGCAACAAAACACTGGTTCTTACAACTGATGGCTCGTACTCAAGTCGCTTTTAATGA gaTGGAAGATGAATCGTCAAAGCTTTATCTATGCGACGTATTTATGCTTTCATCGATCATGCTCAGCGGcctttggtccttcgagccggatatTGAAGCTGTAGTATCTAGCCGGACAAATAGACAAACTTTATTGCCTGCAGCTTTAGCTTCACTTCTGAATAGAGATGCATGGAAGGATTGCACCCTACAG ATGTTAGAGTGGCTATGTCACACCCGTGATGCAACGCAAGATGAGGGTACTTCGCGCGCCTGTCAAAGGGCCTTATTAGCATTAAGGCATTCGGAACTATTTATCACGCATAAGATATGGACCAGACT GAGAAACATGGAGGCGTTTTAA
- the LOC111000182 gene encoding probable protein BRICK1-B: MSTPPRETIQKQIQQDWANREYIEVITGSIKKITDFLNSFDMSCRSRLATLNEKLTSLERKIDYLEACVTKGETLT; the protein is encoded by the exons ATGTCAACTCCACCTCGAGAAACTATTCAAAAGCAAATACAGCAGGACTGGGCGAATAGGGAATACATTGAAGTTATTACAGGAAGCATCAAGAAAATCACGGATTTCCTCAACTCGTTTG ATATGTCATGTAGGTCTCGGCTGGCtactttaaatgaaaaattaacatCATTAGAAAGGAAGATTGACTATTTAGAAGCATGT GTGACCAAAGGAGAAACTTTGACATAA
- the LOC111000183 gene encoding 3-ketoacyl-CoA thiolase, mitochondrial-like has protein sequence MILKSKGIFVIGAKRTPFCKYGGSLRELPASHAFAAAAKDAIHSSRVDPNLIDCTIVGNINFLSQCDGGKTPRYCGIYSGVPIEKPALGVNRTCATGIQAVISGGMEILTNSANLCLTGGTDIMSSLPMLVRNVRFGTSLGSPYLMEDHIKTAFLDTYTGITLQKTAENIAKRYSISRKDVDEFTIKSHLKWKKAEESNTFEDEITKLKTEINNKEHYVFKDEVTNPEIKLEDLTASPSVSEDSIVTFNNSAAPADGAAAILLASEEFVKMHNLIPMARVTGWSCVGSDPYEGLGAVAAIKKLTKTVNLRIHDIDLFEINETFASQSLAVIKELDLDETKVNVNGGALAMGHPVSATGARMIAHIVHQLRLHKLRTAIAASSCGGGQGVAVMLETI, from the exons ATGATACTTAAAAGTAAAG gtatttttgttattggcGCGAAAAGGACgccattttgtaaatatggTGGTTCACTACGGGAGTTGCCAGCATCGCATGCATTTGCCGCGGCTGCAAAAGATGCCATACACTCATCAAGAGTCGATCCAAACTTAATCGATTGCACGATCGttggaaatattaatttt CTCAGCCAATGTGATGGAGGAAAAACACCTAGATATTGCGGCATCTACTCTGGTGTTCCCATTGAGAAACCTGCACTTGGTGTGAACAGAACGTGTGCAACGGGCATTCAAGCTGTGATAAGTGGTGGAATG gaaatattaacaaattcagCAAATCTGTGTCTCACGGGTGGCACAGATATAATGTCATCTCTGCCGATGTTAGTACGAAATGTTAGATTCGGAACAAGTCTTGGTTCACCGTATCTAATGGAGGATCACATCAAAACTGCGTTTCTTGATACATACACAGGCATAACACTACAAAAAACAGCGGAAAATATAGCGAAACGCTATAGTATAAGTAGAAAAGACGTTGATGAGTTTACTATAAAAAGCCATTTAAAGTGGAAAAAGG CTGAGGAATCAAATACATTCGAAGACGAGATAACAAAGCTAAAAACTGAGATAAATAACAAGGAACATTACGTCTTTAAAGACGAAGTAACAAACCCAGAAATTAAACTTGAGGACTTGACCGCATCACCCTCTGTCAGTGAAGATTCTATTGTCACTTTTAACAATTCTGCG gcCCCAGCAGACGGTGCAGCCGCTATATTGCTTGCTAGTGAAGAATTTGTTAAAATGCATAATTTAATTCCTATGGCGCGGGTAACTGGCTGGTCGTGTGTTGGAAGTGATCCGTACGAAGGCCTTGGAGCAGTTGCggcaattaaaaagttaacaaaAACAGTAAATTTGAGGATACatgatattgatttatttgag ATAAATGAAACATTTGCATCACAATCCCTTGCTGTCATAAAGGAACTCGATTTAGATGAGACAAAAGTAAACGTAAATGGTGGTGCGCTTGCTATGGGACACCCTGTATCAGCTACTGGAGCAAGAATGATCGCTCATATTGTACATCAATTGAG ATTACACAAGTTACGGACAGCTATAGCCGCTTCATCATGTGGTGGAGGACAAGGTGTTGCAGTAATGttagaaacaatttaa